The Leishmania braziliensis MHOM/BR/75/M2904 complete genome, chromosome 9 genome includes a window with the following:
- a CDS encoding putative protein kinase, which yields MDSSLAAADGGGAAAVRSGLHVYSQAQANAAASGTTALPNKALDHVKQMSRSQSDARRSGSKRGFDEATATDNVQQRRQDGTAVPNTAPNQVVEVMAPPPKKKKVTYALPHQNMEEGHFYVVLGEDIDVSTQRFKILSLLGEGTFGKVVESWDRKRKEYCAVKIVRNVPKYTRDAKIEIQFMEKVRQADPADRFPLMKIQRYFQNDSGHMCIVMPKYGPCLLDWIMKHGPFNTAT from the coding sequence ATGGACTCATCGTTGGCAGCTGctgatggcggtggtgctgctgctgtgcggtcTGGGCTGCATGTGTACTCTCAGGCGCAGGCTaacgctgccgcctccggGACCACGGCGCTACCCAACAAGGCGCTGGACCATGTGAAGCAGATGTCGCGCAGCCAGAGCGACGCGCGGCGATCGGGTAGCAAGCGGGGTTTTGATGAAGCCACCGCAACGGAcaatgtgcagcagcgccgccaggaTGGCACGGCGGTGCCGAACACCGCGCCAAAccaggtggtggaggtgatggcgccgccgcccaagaaaaagaaggtgacgtacgcgctgccgcaccagAACATGGAGGAGGGCCACTTCTACGTGGTGCTCGGCGAGGACATCGACGTGTCGACGCAGCGCTTCAAGATCCTCTCGCTGCTGGGCGAGGGCACCTTCGGCAAGGTGGTCGAGTCGTGGGACCGCAAGCGCAAAGAGTACTGCGCAGTGAAGATCGTGCGCAACGTGCCCAAGTACACGCGCGACGCCAAGATCGAGATCCAGTTCatggagaaggtgcgccAGGCGGACCCCGCCGACCGCTTCCCGCTAATGAAGATTCAGCGCTACTTCCAGAACGACAGCGGCCACATGTGCATCGTCATGCCCAAGTACGGCCCCTGCCTGCTGGACTGGATCATGAAGCACGGGCCCTTCAACACCGCTACC